The Sediminispirochaeta smaragdinae DSM 11293 genome has a segment encoding these proteins:
- a CDS encoding LacI family DNA-binding transcriptional regulator, with product MGVTIKDVAKRSGLSITTVSLVLNNKAKENRISEKTTRLITDVAAELNYSGSNSRKANYLEKPTKYYTIGFVVSSYTSLYTPEIYPRIEACCRKIGYFSLFASMYTCLENEAEYIKRFTKYHIDGIVFDPSLLSKDTSKRFIQLVADVKIPVVPLGLVNDSFLPNSIQPDLRKAGYMATDYLISKGFNNVACIVGPTKDTENNTLFSAGYIDALEKAKMTNSINIIQFSPINNVISPEFFESISSLPAFIISSEWLLKELSVYANKANQKISENIVYIANFRPLNYAQNSLPGFPVYLNMERVLRKATNRIDEKDKKEKALVPEFISPTHGFPDA from the coding sequence ATGGGCGTAACGATAAAAGACGTAGCGAAAAGAAGCGGATTGTCAATTACTACAGTATCTCTAGTTCTAAACAATAAAGCTAAGGAGAATCGTATTTCGGAAAAAACAACTCGTTTGATTACAGACGTGGCTGCAGAACTGAATTATTCTGGTTCAAACTCAAGGAAAGCAAATTATTTAGAAAAACCTACAAAATACTATACGATTGGTTTTGTAGTTTCTTCATATACTTCTCTTTATACACCAGAGATATATCCCAGGATCGAAGCCTGCTGCAGGAAAATTGGATATTTTTCTCTCTTTGCCTCAATGTATACTTGTTTAGAAAACGAAGCTGAATATATAAAACGTTTTACAAAATATCACATAGACGGCATTGTGTTTGATCCTTCACTACTGTCCAAGGATACATCTAAACGTTTCATACAACTTGTAGCTGATGTGAAGATACCTGTAGTTCCTCTTGGACTCGTCAATGATTCGTTCCTGCCCAATTCCATTCAACCTGATCTGAGAAAGGCCGGCTATATGGCAACGGACTATTTAATCAGCAAGGGATTTAATAACGTCGCATGTATTGTTGGGCCGACCAAGGACACCGAAAACAATACGTTATTTTCGGCAGGATATATCGACGCACTTGAAAAAGCAAAGATGACAAATTCCATTAACATTATTCAATTCTCACCTATTAACAATGTTATTTCACCGGAATTTTTTGAATCAATATCATCTCTTCCGGCTTTCATTATTTCCTCTGAATGGCTGTTGAAAGAACTTTCTGTTTATGCAAACAAGGCGAATCAAAAAATTTCGGAAAACATCGTGTATATAGCTAATTTTAGACCTCTTAACTATGCGCAAAACAGTTTACCGGGATTCCCCGTGTATCTAAACATGGAGAGGGTGCTCAGAAAAGCTACAAACCGCATAGACGAAAAAGATAAAAAGGAGAAGGCCTTAGTTCCTGAGTTTATATCACCTACACATGGTTTCCCCGATGCATAA
- a CDS encoding ABC transporter substrate-binding protein, with protein sequence MKKALLVLLMTIGMFWVSINSLFANGQNESPSDDNDVTVETSVPMTGGSLRLVWQPMNTLDVHWTGSDPVWQLGYHIFETVLALDEKSQPIPNLCSWEYQDGQTTLILHVRQGVLFQDGTEMKAEDVNASLKRWLSKSSFAKLAFKNLKDLEVLDEYTIKMTLSQPSPTALTALAFQDQGPYVMPKYVLDEAGNASVKKYIGTGPYKLAEWSPDRYIKLERFEDYCGLDGEPKGYGGAKKQYLDSMYWIVVKDAMTQIQALTSGDCKVGVYSATQLDQFKGYDNLVIEPTGERASMSITFNLKQGIMTNINMRRAVLSALDMNQVMYAACGGKEEFYDCNPGWGPEKTIWENNIGSDVYNKQDLQKVKQYLNAAGYKGEPIVFYGNNSTDSDKNAAMVVAEQLKQAGMNIDLRIVDWATLTQVRTDPTAYNMWCNGYTIKPDPALIAFVGNSWPGWWNTDTKNALLNNLMTEANQEKRVEAWHAFCNLIWEELPVVKIGDFNTAIVYDKHVKGIPVSAPWRRFYWNTWLTK encoded by the coding sequence ATGAAGAAAGCTCTTTTAGTTTTGCTCATGACGATTGGTATGTTCTGGGTAAGTATCAATTCTTTATTTGCAAATGGACAAAACGAAAGCCCCTCTGACGACAATGATGTCACTGTTGAAACTTCTGTACCGATGACAGGAGGAAGTCTAAGGCTCGTATGGCAGCCGATGAATACTCTTGATGTACATTGGACTGGCTCAGATCCTGTATGGCAGCTTGGTTATCATATTTTTGAGACCGTCCTTGCTTTAGACGAAAAAAGCCAACCAATTCCGAACCTTTGCTCCTGGGAATACCAGGATGGGCAGACGACTTTGATTCTCCACGTACGCCAAGGTGTCCTTTTTCAGGACGGCACGGAGATGAAAGCTGAAGATGTGAATGCATCCTTGAAACGTTGGTTAAGTAAATCGTCGTTTGCAAAGTTGGCTTTCAAAAACTTGAAAGATCTTGAGGTGCTAGACGAATATACTATTAAAATGACCTTATCTCAGCCCTCTCCTACGGCCCTGACTGCATTGGCTTTCCAAGATCAAGGACCGTATGTGATGCCGAAGTATGTTTTGGATGAAGCCGGCAATGCTTCGGTCAAGAAATATATCGGGACAGGTCCCTATAAATTGGCGGAATGGAGCCCTGATAGATATATCAAGCTTGAAAGATTTGAAGACTACTGTGGTCTCGATGGGGAGCCAAAAGGCTACGGCGGTGCCAAGAAACAGTATCTTGATTCCATGTACTGGATAGTTGTAAAAGATGCGATGACCCAGATTCAGGCATTAACCAGTGGCGACTGTAAAGTCGGCGTCTACAGTGCTACACAGTTGGATCAGTTCAAGGGATACGATAATCTCGTAATCGAGCCTACTGGCGAGAGGGCCAGTATGTCTATTACCTTTAATCTCAAGCAGGGAATCATGACCAACATCAATATGAGAAGGGCTGTGTTATCGGCCTTAGACATGAATCAGGTTATGTATGCCGCTTGCGGTGGCAAGGAAGAATTTTATGATTGTAATCCTGGTTGGGGTCCTGAGAAAACCATATGGGAAAACAATATTGGATCCGATGTTTACAATAAGCAGGATTTGCAGAAGGTTAAGCAATATCTTAATGCGGCAGGATATAAAGGAGAACCAATCGTATTCTATGGAAATAATTCAACCGATTCCGACAAGAATGCAGCAATGGTTGTCGCCGAACAGCTAAAGCAGGCCGGTATGAATATTGATCTTAGAATTGTCGACTGGGCAACCTTGACACAAGTTAGGACAGACCCTACCGCATACAACATGTGGTGTAACGGTTATACAATAAAGCCCGATCCTGCCCTTATAGCATTTGTAGGAAATAGCTGGCCAGGTTGGTGGAATACCGATACCAAGAATGCCCTACTGAATAATCTGATGACAGAGGCAAATCAGGAGAAGAGGGTCGAGGCATGGCATGCATTCTGTAACCTTATTTGGGAGGAACTTCCAGTTGTAAAAATTGGTGATTTCAATACTGCCATTGTTTATGACAAGCATGTTAAGGGAATTCCTGTTTCTGCTCCATGGAGACGATTCTACTGGAATACGTGGTTGACTAAATAA
- a CDS encoding alpha/beta hydrolase, translating into MLEVYNTQAVSLNNVMTFRVMTPRNYETCNTQYPVLYAHDGQNIFQDETSVDGYSWKFEEYCKTHEKFLPKVIIVAIDSPQTNNKRTTLYTPFSKHFEVKKGSTFPSDVHGRGKEYLDWIVNDLKPWIDNRYRTIPEAKYTGICGNSTGSVISLYALLKYPFVFSRMISISGAFYYWYDLLKPCFETVVPEIEYIYLDVGTKDQGRITKPKEFVEGNTMIAQELSKLGYNDSQIAYHVFPEDKHTNYYFGRRFPDALRWIFQDCN; encoded by the coding sequence ATGCTGGAAGTCTATAATACACAGGCTGTCTCTCTTAACAATGTAATGACCTTTCGTGTGATGACTCCGAGAAATTATGAAACTTGTAATACTCAATATCCCGTGCTTTATGCCCATGATGGCCAAAATATATTTCAGGATGAAACCTCCGTAGATGGTTATAGCTGGAAATTCGAGGAATATTGCAAAACACATGAGAAGTTTCTTCCGAAGGTGATTATTGTTGCTATTGATTCTCCCCAAACTAATAACAAACGAACGACGTTATATACGCCATTCTCTAAACATTTCGAGGTAAAAAAAGGCAGCACCTTTCCTTCTGATGTTCACGGAAGAGGAAAGGAATATCTTGATTGGATTGTAAATGATTTGAAGCCCTGGATTGATAATCGCTATCGGACCATCCCTGAAGCTAAATATACAGGTATTTGTGGCAACAGCACTGGTTCAGTCATAAGTCTCTACGCTTTATTAAAATATCCATTTGTTTTTAGTCGAATGATTTCAATAAGCGGGGCTTTTTACTATTGGTATGATCTTCTAAAGCCTTGCTTTGAAACTGTCGTGCCCGAGATTGAATATATTTATCTGGATGTTGGGACAAAAGATCAGGGACGTATCACTAAACCAAAAGAATTTGTGGAAGGAAATACTATGATAGCTCAAGAACTTTCAAAACTCGGGTATAATGATAGTCAGATTGCCTATCATGTTTTTCCCGAGGACAAGCACACTAACTATTATTTTGGGAGAAGATTTCCCGATGCCTTGAGATGGATATTTCAGGATTGTAATTAA
- a CDS encoding ABC transporter permease: protein MRRILGLLMVLLIVGVLVFTIVRLIPGDPASVMLGPEATPESIEELRTTMGLDKPFLIQMLNWFAKAIHGDFGNSYFYDMSVTKLIISRMEPTLLLMSMGLLVSILLGIPMGILSAINHNTFLDRLFILLAMVGISVPNFWLGLMLILVFAQNLHIFPVLGYKLISESGFWTSIYYLILPAFALGLQLASETARLTRSSMLEVLRSDYIRTAKSKGVSKFLLVMKHAFKNAMIPTVTGIGLNVARLAGGAVVTEAVFNIPGAGNLIVTAISRRDYSLIQGHIMYVALMFVLVNLIIDILYKLLDPRVTYS from the coding sequence ATGAGAAGAATACTAGGTCTTCTCATGGTGCTACTAATCGTAGGGGTACTTGTCTTTACAATTGTCAGATTGATTCCCGGGGATCCTGCAAGTGTTATGCTGGGACCTGAAGCCACTCCTGAAAGCATAGAAGAATTGCGAACAACAATGGGGTTGGATAAACCATTTCTAATACAAATGCTCAATTGGTTTGCAAAGGCTATACATGGAGATTTTGGTAATTCCTATTTCTATGATATGTCGGTGACCAAGCTTATCATCAGCAGAATGGAGCCGACTTTATTACTAATGTCCATGGGGTTGCTCGTTTCAATTCTTTTGGGAATCCCAATGGGAATACTCTCAGCCATCAATCACAACACTTTTTTAGATAGACTTTTCATTTTATTGGCAATGGTCGGTATTTCTGTTCCCAATTTTTGGTTAGGCCTGATGCTTATTTTGGTTTTTGCACAAAACCTACATATTTTCCCAGTGTTAGGTTATAAGCTGATTAGCGAATCCGGGTTCTGGACTTCTATATATTATTTGATACTTCCGGCCTTTGCGCTCGGATTGCAATTAGCTTCCGAAACCGCAAGATTGACAAGATCAAGCATGCTGGAGGTCCTGAGATCTGACTATATCAGGACAGCCAAGTCCAAGGGGGTTAGCAAATTTTTGTTGGTTATGAAACATGCCTTCAAGAATGCCATGATTCCAACAGTGACAGGTATAGGTCTGAATGTAGCGAGGCTGGCAGGAGGCGCGGTCGTCACCGAAGCCGTTTTTAATATTCCAGGAGCTGGAAATCTTATTGTCACAGCCATCTCCCGAAGGGATTACAGTCTAATACAAGGCCATATCATGTATGTGGCATTAATGTTCGTTCTTGTGAATTTGATCATAGATATTCTATATAAATTGTTGGATCCACGAGTTACTTATTCTTAA